A window of Daucus carota subsp. sativus chromosome 2, DH1 v3.0, whole genome shotgun sequence genomic DNA:
TGTTTTCACTTCAAGaagtgtgtttgttttgtacACTAGCAAATCATATTtacattagatttttttttatttttgggaggtcaaataattttttgaaacaaatttatgtattttcaagtttttagagtataattccataaatttaaaaattttaaaatagtgagaaaatatttagaaaattttttTGAGGGAAAATCaggaaattaaatatttagaaaaattaggATGGATACATGTCCCCCAGCTTGGCTTCTTAACAGATCcccacaaattttaattttattttctgaaatatgtttggttatataaaaaaacatatcatCGCTTTGGAAATTTACGAGACAAAACGAATTACACAGGCTTTCATATTCTAGAACCGGGGAACAAGGCAAATCAAATGCATTTGGCTTCAAATTCAGAAATTTTTGGTAAGAGTCGAGATGAAAATGTTTTGTTTGGCTAAATTTTGATACCGATTTTGTACATGAAACATTTTTCGAGTTAGAAACGGGGCAGTACTCAGTCCAAGAGCAATAGCATATTAGGAGCATGCAAGCACTAAAGCTACAAAAAAACCACCAACCACAGGCATTAAACCACCCAAAAATGGTCCAAAACACTAGAATATATAGTCCACATCCAACCAAGAACATAGCTACCAAAGTAAAAGTTTAGTATAATTTCTTTCGCAACTTTACACCAATTATCCTAAAGCCCCATTTTTGCTAGGTAAACTGGATCGTTTCTACAAAACTTTAGCACAAATTGATTTGGGGGGTCTGTAAATAAGTAAGAAAATTGAGGGCAAAGCAAATGCGTAGCTTCACCCATGCAAGTCTATCATTCATGCTAGCTCACACAACAGACTCGACAAAGCATATGTGGTCTATGATTCTTGCTCGCCGCTACGATGATCTGAGACGGTGCCTTCTGATGATGTTTCCTCTGCTTTGGTCTGAATAGGATCAGAACAAGTCTCGTTGGGACCCCTGCTCTCAGTCTGCTCTGCTTTGGCTTCCATGCGTGCACTTGATGTTCCTGCCAATGAAATATCCTTGTCTTCCTTTTCCTCACAAATCTCCTCCACTACTGGTATCATTACTTGCTCAACGGCATCTGTAGGCGGAACAGAGGTTTCAGGggattttgtgtttgtttcttGTAAACCTGGAGCTACACTTGATGCTATCAATTGAAACACTTCAGGAGAGGGGGTCATTTCGGTTTTCTTTTGAGAATCTGAACATGCCGACACAGATGACGTATTTGGCACATTTTCACTGATAGGAGGGATATTGAGGTTAGGGTCCACAGAAGGGAGCCCTGAAGTTGCATCAGACAACTGTGGGATAAAAGGAAAGGGTGATTTCGTCGGTAGAAGTGATGCTGAACCATCATTCTCAGCAGGGACATTGTGACTAGTTCCAGCAATATCCTCCGAGAACTGCTTAAATGTTTGAGCCTTTTCCCTTTGTCTTCTCTTTCTTTTCAATCTCCTCCGTGGATCTTTTGGTTGGACAGGAGGCAAACCCGGACCCAAAAATGGAGGAATGATTGGGTCACTATCCCCATACAATATACGAACCGATTCGGCAATCGCGGAGACACTTGGTGGCAGGCCAGGTTCTGGTTTTGCAGGACCTCCTACAGCTTCCCGAAGCCAATGAGGCAGCTCCTTTTTCGAAGAACTTCCAGCAACATCTTTAAGCTTCGAGTGGAACACAGTCTGTCCTCTATGAGAGTCTGCTAACACAATTGGAATCTTTGATTTTCCACTTCCCATGTTATTAGATTCACGCAAAATGTTAAGAGACTTGTCAAGAAAACTTGGCAGTTTCCAACACCTACTATCAAGCAATTCATTACCCTGCTTCTGTAAATCAAAGTTGCCTGAAGATTTCATACCTGCAGAAACCAAATTACTTGTTCCCAACATATCCAGAAGACATGGCTGCTGCTCATTGTGTAAAGTAGAAGTTCCTGGTCTATCACATGATCTAACAGATGACACCCCAGGAAAACTTCTCTGCAGGTTATCAGCATTCCAAGTTGGATGAAGTACTAAATGGTCATCGGGCAAACCATGCTGTTCAGGATGCTCAAATTGAGGCAAGCCAGATTGTTGATTGCTAAAACCTAATTTCATGTCTGTCAGGTGCGATTGAAATTTCGATGGACCAGCAAATCTACTTCCATGGAGCGCTCTTGACATCATTGCAGCAGAAATTTCAGGAAATAATGGAGATTTTGCCGACTTAGTGGACTTGAATGATTTCTGCACAGGAAGAACCGGAATGTCCAGAATCTTATGTTGTTCCTCCTCCCATCTACAAAACAAATCTTCTGCAGTTTTAAACTTGGAAAATTTTAACTTTGGGTCACGAAGCATAGCATCCCAATTGCCCCGGCCATGCCTGCGAACTCCAACCCACAAGAAATCAAGTTCATCTTCAGACCAGATATCTTTTATTGATTTACTTTTAAGATAGTTGCTTGGTCCTGTTCCAGTTCTTATCATTATACTCTCAAGAACCTTTCTGTGATTTTCAGGGAACGATGAATAGGTCGGTGGCATCTGACCTAATCCCAGCATTGGATTCACTTCAATTCCTTGTCGCTCATATCTCAATGAATCTTCACGTGAAACCTTCATATTCGGCAAGAAAGGCATTGCACGAAAGTCTTGAAGAGAGTCACTTATATTTGCAGCTCTAGAACCCAATGTTAAGTTGGGGAACACGTCAGGATGGGAATGGCGTGCATCTGTAGCTGGAAATGGGTATCTAGGAAGCAGTTTCTGATCAAATGGTATCTTTGGCAGTGCTAGCTTTTCTTGGTTTTCAGAAACACTTTTATGTGTTTCTAGAGAATTAGAACCATTTCCCTGTGAAAAAGGAGGAAGATGCTGCAAAGAAAGTTCACATCAGGATACCAAGCATTCATACAGTTGCAACAATAACAATGTGGAAGGCGTGAACCTACAAAATAACAGAAACTAAGAAGCCAAATATCTGTTGCCAGATAGAATGACTTTGGTAAATGAACAGTAAGGTGGATACTAAAAACAGTTTCTCACAAGGTACAGTAATAATATCGTGCTTAAAATGTCTGTGATGAGTGCTCTGATgtagaaatatataaacatgTAAATAGAAATTGAATGTGAAATGACAATTGTCATCCAATGTACGCGGATATTTAAGTAATATGATGTAAAACTAACATGTTCCACAAAATGTATAATTCAATCTTTAAATTTACTACCGAAAATAGATGTAAGGGGAAGCTCAACTTATAAGTTCATAGACATAGTAACCATACTCAAATGAGTTTCTTTTTTCAGCTAGGAAAAACTTAAAATGCATCTCTATTTATCCTGTGAAATCCTAGGATTCACATCTCAAACGTGGAATTAAGTAAATGAGCTACAATAAAGCTGCGACTCCACCGCGAGTACAAAAAAGTGTGccaactactccctccatcccaaattttggacacgcattttaaaatccattgaccgcatagctacgttatttatttttaaaattttatttttgcaaataaaaatttaaatatgaaatttttatttacagaaaaaaattagaaaaataaatttcggagctatacggtcaatgcaccttaagttacgtgcccaaagtcaactagctcatctaatttgggatggagagaGTAACTTCGTGCAACCTTACAAGCAAATCACTGAATTATCACTAAAAGGCAATTGGTAAAAGCTGCCATAAATGATATTAAtgcaataatattttcaaaagtataAGAATTGGGCAAATTTGGCACCCACGAAGTGGGTAATATTTTGTAACCTGTAATGGCTCTTTGAGCTAATATTTTGGAGAGAGGAAAATCAGGACTAACCTGCATATAAGTATCAGGTCTGCTCATTTTCGGCCCACGTTGCACAGCTTCTATAGATGTCGAGGAAAATTTACGTTTTCCTGGAGCATGCTCATGCATTTTACCATCCGTCTCATTCGGGGTTTCACGTGAAGGAGCCAAATCAAAAGGGAAGCCTGTCTTGCTCCCTTGCCTGCTCTGCTTGCTGTGAGATCTAGCAGTGTTCCTCTCTGACAACTCCATCTGATTTGCATTAGGAGCACAAAGTCCCAATACAGGTAACAAAATATTGTTTGACAATGAATTTGTATAGCTTGTTCCCTGTAAATGATGACCTAGGGGACCAATATCAGGAGACTGCTCACCAGCTTTAACAGGAAAATCGACATGacttttcattttatattttgataatttgctCAGCCTCTGTTTAAAGTCAGGCTTTGACTTTAGAGCCTCTAAATTTTTCCGTGTGTTGCCTTCCAAATCGATAATTAACATATCGTCGCTCCTGTGCTGATCTAAGTTGATCATTTGATCTCTTTCTGGATCACTGGATGAATGGACCAAGCTTGTTTTGAACCCAGCCGATTCCATAACTACATCAGATGCATTAATAGCATGTCTCTGAGCCAAACGTTCTTTTTGTCTAGCACGAAGCTTAGCACTGTCACAGAATCACAAGAGTATTCAGTCaggttattatatattttatagaaaagaTGAGTTAAGTTAAATCTTTCTTGAATGCatttattttcttcaattatCACAAGTTCTTCAATTTTAAATGTCAGCAACAGCACAAAAGAGCTAATAATAACAAACCATAATCCCATAAGAAAAAACAGTGTAATAAAATTCCCACAAGCTCCAAACTTACAACTTTGTTTTCAGGGCTCGGCCAGCTGAAGTATATTCACGCTGTGGCTCCACCTCCTCAACACTAGCACCCTGGATTACAACACAGAGAAAATCATTATTACAGGCATATTGCAATCCCACAAGCAGGAGCAAGAAGAAGAGGGAAGTAAGCGAAATCCCAACTCTAAAAGAATGGTAAAGTAACTTCCAAAACCACTATCAGAACTATAATATGGCATCATTAGATAGCTCCAGGTAATATATAGGTATGGCAACATTTATTTAACATAATATACTTTGACATCTCATCATAACCTCTTAAAATataccaaaaaaaaacataaatttgaaGTGATGTAGATAGGAGGTTGAGGCTCATATCTGTGTTCAATATCAACCTATGTAGTTTCAGTCGAACAGTAAATGTCATAAAAGAACAAAGTTGATGACATGTGACAGGGTTAGCCCACAACATGATTACAGATGAAGCAAAAACCTCAAAGGATTGGTCAAGCTACTACTGTAAATGTTTCAAACCATAATAAAAGAGTATCGGAATTCAGGCTTAGGGATAACCATTGAACCCTTAAATTAGCTTTAACCAAGATCACCTATACAAACCACtataaaagtaaataaacaCAGATAAGCCTTAAACAAGAGAGAATACAAAACGACAGATACTTAGTATTAACGAATAACAATTGGAAGGCCTGCGGTTTGCCCATATTATTAAAAGTCTTGCTCATATTCCACTAAAAGATTGGCCAAAGATCGTGTTCAAGAAGTCCATCCTTTTAAGGGAAAAAATCAATATGTCTCCTCACTTGATTCCTGAATATAATGAATCTCACATTCTATTATTTATAAGAAACTCATGCTGCATcactatattcttttctctaCTTTTTGATAAGCATAAATATATGCTTGACAGAATCTACAAATAAAAACCTACTTCTATGAATCTGAAAATGAAACAATGCAGAAAATATAGATTTTGCTTCCTACGTTCAGAAGTATTACTCTCTGAGAGTATGAATATCTAACATTAAAATGTAGAGGGAATCGTGGAAGGATATTAAATATGCCCTGGTGATTACTTCTTCATTACCTCATTTGGTGCCTCTGCTGGATGAGGAGGGTATGCTTCTCTGTAAGAAACAGCTTTTCTTAGGCGTTTACCTCTACCGAGAGTTGCTTCCTCTTCGTTTTGATATTTCTCCCATCTAAATTAACAAAGCAATTAAGTGTAAAAGATATATTCTATAATTACTATGAACATGAGCGACGACTACTTCTCCATGtaagaattaatatatatgtacaatcTGGACTTTactatgtttaaattttaagagGGGAAACAAGTATTTAAAGCTTATAAGAAACACAAGGTCAAACAGGTGGACCTAAAGTAGACCACATATCAAGTCCTCGATTAATTTCTATATCCTAGACCAGAGTCATAAAGATTCAAAGGAGTCACTAGCTAGTGTACGCGACCATGTAGATATCTTTATAAGACCAAAATACCATCTACTATTCACAAGTTGGGACATTCTTaacaaaccttttttttttaccaTGTTACAGGTCATTGAATTTACCAGAATTACAAGTGATGATATGTGACTCACTCTGTGCACGCGTGTGTGCGGATATGTTTAACTGCTAAACTTCTGAGGAGATAAACgtcaattttaataaaaaaatcatagtaTACCCAGGCACTACATTGCTTCCCCATTCTCTGCCAGAGAAGATTCTTTCCTGACACCGTCAACTTTGAAATACACTAATAtggaaaaaaaatgttaaaatgcAAAACTTAATTTAGTAACTTCTTACCTATCACGCAGCAACCTATCccattcattttcttcaacaacAGCTACCACCTCatcttctttctttccagaaTGTTGCGTACAAGTATCTTCATTCACCACTGGATGTGATACAGTTATCTCTTGATCCTCTGCTGGTTCATCATTCCATTCTAGTGACTGAAAAACATAACTACAGATTAACTAAATCGCAATATAACAAAACTATTAGATTAGTAATGAATAAGCAATCCTTGGCTCTGCCGAGGATAATATGTATACAGAATGACTTGTCTAGAGTAGAGCAGATCTTATGTAAACATTAATAGTAGTatgttaaacaaatttaaaaaaccaGATCAACGTATCATCTACAGCAACCGTAAGAGTGGATATGTGACACATACCAAACCCTCTTTCAACAGATTATCAATTAATTGAAGGCTAGGAACCATGCCTACCATGTCTGATTATCATTTACCAATTCATATGTAATATGTAATATActtattataaaaatactataaaatactaataaccATCCTATCAAACTTAGTGctcttgaaaataaaaaatgaaattttaattaagatAAAGAAGCCAAAGACCAACTCATATTTaagtttaaataatatatgtaaatatcaaGAGCACACCTATTTATCTGTGCACTATAATAAACACACACACGTCAATAATTTACATGATATATGTGTACtaagatacacacacacacatgtcaattatttatattcaaaaaatttgtttataaCATTATTTACATCTCAAACAATGGCAGTCTTCAGATTTTTAAAAGGGAAGGAAAGGTATCTTTGCTGCAATTAGGTATACCTTCACAGAGCCAAGCATATCGTTCTCTGCATCCCCTTCAGTATTATCAAAAGAATTATCTTGAATGTTTGATCGGTCTAGTAATTTCAGAATAGCATTTTCATCCCAGACAATCTTACTACTGCCCTCTGTGCACTTATCCTGGTATACATCCCCAAGGCCACCAGTTCTCCTCCTACGGGTAGGCTCTATATCCAAACCAGCTTCATCTTTATTGCCATTGTTTTCACCAGCATCTTTACTGGACATGCTAAAAGAATCATTAAAAAGTTCTTCAGTCCCCCAGCGTAAAATATCTTCTACTTCCTTCTGAGATCCAGATTTATTCACAAATAGCTGATCAAGCATCAATTTCCTCTTTGCAAGCTGCAAGATGCGTTCCTCAACACTAGCACGAACAACAAGCCTATACACCAACAGCCTATTTGATTGTCCAATACGATGTGCTCTATTCATTGCTTGGATATCTGCATGGGGGTTGAAGTCTGAATCATATATGATGACAGTGTCAGCAGTTGCCAAATTAATTCCAAGGCCACAAGAGCGTGTTGACAATAAGAAGACAAAACGACTTTTATCCTGGTTAAATCGATTAATTGCAGTTTGACGATCAGACACAGAAACAGAACCATCTACTCTCTCAAATGTTCCTGGACCAAATTCAATGTTTAGATAATCCTCAAGGATATCGAGAAGCTTTGTCATTTGAGAAAATATAAGGACTCTATGGCCTTCTTTGTGTAACACCTTAAGCATAGAATGCAACACAGTCAACTTTGCTGAAGCTTTTATCCTCATCTCATGAAGAAATTCTACTGTTCCTGATACAGGCTCAGTGCCCTGAATGAGATATGGATGGTTGCACACCTTTCTTAACTGCATCACAATATTTAACATGGACTGCTGTGCAACCCCTTTTCCTATGTTGCGCAATAGCTGATAGTTCTTAGTCAGCATTGCCCTGTAATATTCAGCTTGAACGCTTGTTAATTCaactggaatcattctctcagtCTTGGGAGGAATATTCTGCATCACATCTTTTTTAAGTCGTCGAAGCATATGCGGtgcaacaagttttttcaactccTCCACCTTTTCGGCAGTAGCAAGATCATGAAATTTCTCTTCAAATGAGGACAGCGAAGGAAACATGTCTGGCTGTAAGAAATGTAGCAAGTTGTACATCTCGCCTATGTTATTCTGAAGGGGAGTACCAGTCAAAAGTACACGATGTTGGAATTTGAAAGTGTTGAGCATGCTGAAAAGCTTACTACTAGAGTTCTTAAGCCGGTGCCCTTCATCAACTACAAGAACTTCCCAAGGGACTGCACGTAAATGTGAGGAATCACAAAGAACCATCTCATATGTAGTTAAAAGCACATTGAATTTATAAGAAGCTGTTTTTTTACTTGACCCCCTAGGATTACTAGCATGCCACTCATATTCACGTATCATAGCCCTTGCCTTGGCTGAACCATGATACTCAACAACATTAAGGTTAGGAGCCCATAGTGAGAACTCCGCCATCCAATTTGGCATTGTTGAAAGAGGAACCAAAACCAAACAAGGAAGTCTAGCTTTGAACTCAAAGTATAAAGATGACAGAAAAGCACCAGCAGATACTGTTTTTCCAAGACCCATCTCATCAGCAAGTATAACATTCCTGCCTTTACACCAGCACTTGCGCAGCCAATTCAATGCTTCTAGCTGATGTGGGAATAAGGAACCTCCACGAAGTTCTTCAGGCTGCTCAGTGAGTGGCACTACCTCACCTTGCTTAAGTCCACGTTTTCCCCTCCGCATGTCATtgtttgtagcatcattttccaCTGTTCGATGCTCAAACTGcttaaataaatcaattaaattagatGATTTTGCTACAACAGGTTCATCAATTCTCTCCCAagtgcattcatcataagaaagAGCTGTCCACTTTACTAACACCTCGTCCACACCCTCTGTCGAGGAATGAAAGGCAATTATCCGCTGAGGCCTCTTCCAGCGTTCATCACTTATATCCATCAGTGACCTTCCGTACTTTCCCTTGTAATTATCTAGTTTTCTCTTCGAAAGAACTTTCAGATGAGATTCTGAAATCCAACTGTTGTGAAGATGAGATTTTCCAGCCCACTTGACCAAAAACTCGTATGTAACCATCGCTCCATTGGAGGGTGTAAATTCAGATGATAAGTTATCCTTCTTCATTGTTTCAGGGACAGTATTAGTCGTGATTTCCATATCCGCCTGTGCATCTGCATTTTCCTCAGGTAAGGACATTTCAAGCCTCTTTGTAATTTCATCATTGTTACTAATAAAATTGGTAATTCCTGCCATCAATTTCTTCCCAGCCGTTATTGCCAGATCTTCAGTACTCACAGCACAAATGCCTTCATTCTCACTATTTAATGCATTAGAATCAGTAACTTTTATGTCACTTGTCATTGCGTCCACACAATCCCCTTCGCTGCGCTCTCTAACCATCGATCTTTTGTATACACTAAACTTGTCTGACTCGGAACCCTTTTTCACAATTTTTGCTGCATCAACTTGGTTTAAGTTATCCTCTGCAGCTTTTGAACTATTTTCAGTGGCTCCGCCATCTAGGGGAGGATCATAGCTTGTAATTTTCTCTGAGGTTTTACTTGAATTGTCTGAAGAAACAGACCTCTTTGCAGGTTCTGTGCCACAATTTGAAGGGTTTAATTCACTACCTCTTACTCGACACCCCAGAACCCTATCAACCTGTATTATAACccaagaattaaaaaaatgaatagaATATTTTAGAGTAAAATAGAGCCCATATTTTCCACTTATAAAGGCAGAGAATTGAAAGGGGGAGTGGAGTGGGGAACGATTCCCCAACATAATATGTAACATGTTTAAATACCTAGCGGATCCACATTTCAAGAGGAGGGATATTTGTGGTAATTTAAATATAGTAAATCATAAAATTACTCTGACCACAAACATTATAACAGTATTTCTATTAAAATGCATCCATTCTGTAATATACACTTAAAtcagtaatatattattatctacCAACGAATATCAGGTAAATTTTAGTTATAAGGAACAGTTTGACTCCAATCACTAAGATCTAAaacatagataaaatataagtttctttgatcatatattaataaaagtaaACATATAATAAGCAAACAAGAAAAGCTATTTTTATTATAGGGATCTATAAGGAagagaaaagaattatatatgtatacaaaaATGAAGGCTGAACAAACAGAAAAGTAACAACAATTAGCACCTGCACTCAAATATTTAGAATATCACAATTCTTCAGTATTAAGAAGTTAACAGTTCTAAACTACTCCTTGACATGGGAGAATTCAAAGAGAGCAGGCAAGCAGAAGCCTTCTCTGGGCCATGGGTAGCTCCACCCACAAGTATATCAACATAGCAATCCTATTTATTTAACCTACCTGTTGGGCAATAGAAACATCCTCGCATGCCAATATGTCAACTACAAGCTTTTCTGCTCTACGTTCATTATGTCGCATTTCCGCAGAAACCGTCTGCAAAGAATATGACAACAGTGAGTAAAATGTACCAATATAATCAACGACAAGTGCAAGCTTTCAAGCAATTATAACTCTGGAGTACGACATGAAACTATCCACAACATGCAAACTAATCATTATTGCTTCTTTTCTAGCAAAAACAATTGACATGCTCAACCAAGATCAAgggaacaagttatatatattaaagactTGATAAGAGTCTCAAGACAGACTGAATGATGCTTTTGGTCCCTAAATATCTGTTTCATTATTGATTACATCCTGAAAAGCCTTGCGCATATACCCAAAAAAAAATGCATGTCACTAAAAGAGTTTCATATTACGTATGAGTTCTGACTTCAATGTACGAACCATTTATCAGGTGATCCAAAATGCCAAGTCACACTCTCAACTAGGATGAAGATTTTCTAGCGCAGTGCGGGCCAAATTCGATGCAAGTATATTTCCTCTCATTACATAGGAAAAACATAAGCTGAGATTTTAGCGAGAGGGAAGATaaaataattacgaataactgacTAAATCAAACCCCACAGCTGAAACACAGTAATATATGGGACGGGTGGAACACTCAGCATTGGGAATACAGTATAAAATAATTCCAAGCCCCCTTTTACACAACCTATGCACAACGTTGGATTTATGTTTGATATGAGCACACACAAGAATAAGCTTTGATTTAGTAGTGCAGAGTACATTTGCAACATATAGTTTACAAAAAGTTATTATAACACTTTAAAACTGTCATGAAATGTTACATACGAATAATTACAAAGCAAATGgtagaaaattttagaaaacatGAAAACAACCATATTTTCTCATTTTCTATTTCACTATCATTTGTACTTTCAACTAATAGATAGATACCTCTATCGGATATTCGGATCCCTTTCTTCTCTATATTCTGTATTCTCGATGAGTTAGCAAATAGATCTTACCTCCCGGTGGAGACGGTGAAGAGGAAAACAGACCTGGATTTTGGAACAGTACAGAC
This region includes:
- the LOC108208984 gene encoding protein CHROMATIN REMODELING 4; its protein translation is MASKDMKDNNPASKMINRNWVLKRKRGKHPYSPDTSNGIRTNVVPSEPAENASSELNLKTEITSRQFPKKKKGNDGYFYECVVCDLGGNLLCCDSCPRTYHLQCLDPPLKRIPNGKWQCPKCSVKSDSLDSRNNSDSVSKRARTKLTLKKSDADNGSVDMDKMSLILGSSNLRKKRSSGKGKSSSSQPLQSIGVKLVPVDVISSNKPTHLFSDGSAEGSSSILKVDNDNLPELSPTAALKQTESVSLVEASQASIVDFEKNEGTSEKKSGQYNSVGSPAKEVAPVLDASTRKDRKRKFKFYVGSNQKKPIIGENSCAINILEKQEVEENSASRQTKKLHLKRGFKEKSFSSGASKSQKKHESKENSDGPRTTRSHRKRKDVSLVAAASLFKNDDATKIEVPLKDETVSAEMRHNERRAEKLVVDILACEDVSIAQQVDRVLGCRVRGSELNPSNCGTEPAKRSVSSDNSSKTSEKITSYDPPLDGGATENSSKAAEDNLNQVDAAKIVKKGSESDKFSVYKRSMVRERSEGDCVDAMTSDIKVTDSNALNSENEGICAVSTEDLAITAGKKLMAGITNFISNNDEITKRLEMSLPEENADAQADMEITTNTVPETMKKDNLSSEFTPSNGAMVTYEFLVKWAGKSHLHNSWISESHLKVLSKRKLDNYKGKYGRSLMDISDERWKRPQRIIAFHSSTEGVDEVLVKWTALSYDECTWERIDEPVVAKSSNLIDLFKQFEHRTVENDATNNDMRRGKRGLKQGEVVPLTEQPEELRGGSLFPHQLEALNWLRKCWCKGRNVILADEMGLGKTVSAGAFLSSLYFEFKARLPCLVLVPLSTMPNWMAEFSLWAPNLNVVEYHGSAKARAMIREYEWHASNPRGSSKKTASYKFNVLLTTYEMVLCDSSHLRAVPWEVLVVDEGHRLKNSSSKLFSMLNTFKFQHRVLLTGTPLQNNIGEMYNLLHFLQPDMFPSLSSFEEKFHDLATAEKVEELKKLVAPHMLRRLKKDVMQNIPPKTERMIPVELTSVQAEYYRAMLTKNYQLLRNIGKGVAQQSMLNIVMQLRKVCNHPYLIQGTEPVSGTVEFLHEMRIKASAKLTVLHSMLKVLHKEGHRVLIFSQMTKLLDILEDYLNIEFGPGTFERVDGSVSVSDRQTAINRFNQDKSRFVFLLSTRSCGLGINLATADTVIIYDSDFNPHADIQAMNRAHRIGQSNRLLVYRLVVRASVEERILQLAKRKLMLDQLFVNKSGSQKEVEDILRWGTEELFNDSFSMSSKDAGENNGNKDEAGLDIEPTRRRRTGGLGDVYQDKCTEGSSKIVWDENAILKLLDRSNIQDNSFDNTEGDAENDMLGSVKSLEWNDEPAEDQEITVSHPVVNEDTCTQHSGKKEDEVVAVVEENEWDRLLRDRWEKYQNEEEATLGRGKRLRKAVSYREAYPPHPAEAPNEGASVEEVEPQREYTSAGRALKTKFAKLRARQKERLAQRHAINASDVVMESAGFKTSLVHSSSDPERDQMINLDQHRSDDMLIIDLEGNTRKNLEALKSKPDFKQRLSKLSKYKMKSHVDFPVKAGEQSPDIGPLGHHLQGTSYTNSLSNNILLPVLGLCAPNANQMELSERNTARSHSKQSRQGSKTGFPFDLAPSRETPNETDGKMHEHAPGKRKFSSTSIEAVQRGPKMSRPDTYMQHLPPFSQGNGSNSLETHKSVSENQEKLALPKIPFDQKLLPRYPFPATDARHSHPDVFPNLTLGSRAANISDSLQDFRAMPFLPNMKVSREDSLRYERQGIEVNPMLGLGQMPPTYSSFPENHRKVLESIMIRTGTGPSNYLKSKSIKDIWSEDELDFLWVGVRRHGRGNWDAMLRDPKLKFSKFKTAEDLFCRWEEEQHKILDIPVLPVQKSFKSTKSAKSPLFPEISAAMMSRALHGSRFAGPSKFQSHLTDMKLGFSNQQSGLPQFEHPEQHGLPDDHLVLHPTWNADNLQRSFPGVSSVRSCDRPGTSTLHNEQQPCLLDMLGTSNLVSAGMKSSGNFDLQKQGNELLDSRCWKLPSFLDKSLNILRESNNMGSGKSKIPIVLADSHRGQTVFHSKLKDVAGSSSKKELPHWLREAVGGPAKPEPGLPPSVSAIAESVRILYGDSDPIIPPFLGPGLPPVQPKDPRRRLKRKRRQREKAQTFKQFSEDIAGTSHNVPAENDGSASLLPTKSPFPFIPQLSDATSGLPSVDPNLNIPPISENVPNTSSVSACSDSQKKTEMTPSPEVFQLIASSVAPGLQETNTKSPETSVPPTDAVEQVMIPVVEEICEEKEDKDISLAGTSSARMEAKAEQTESRGPNETCSDPIQTKAEETSSEGTVSDHRSGEQES